The following DNA comes from Paenibacillus crassostreae.
TGAAATAATATTACCTTAAAACAAATTTAGTGATGTTATAACAAGGGTCCTTGATCAAGAAGGAGCTTTAAAGCTTCTATGCAGGCTGCACTTTGTGGCAACAATTGCGAAATCATTCGTTTTGCTTGCACGGGTTTCAATTGCTCGAGTAGGGGACTTAGATCTCTTACTTCTTTCTCTAACTGAAGCATATGAAGTTCTAAGTTGGTCAACTTGTCTGAAACTTGTGTTTCTTCTATGATCATATTCCATTTGTTTAACTTCTCTTTAATTTCCTCTAAAGTATATTTCTCTTTCTTTAACTCATTAATACGCATCAGCCGTTCAGAGGTTTCATAACTATATAGGCGATAATTTTTCTGAGTTCGGCTTTCTGGAGTAATCAATCCCAATTTGGTATAGTAATCGATTGTTCTTTCACTTATACCAACCACCTTTGCTAATTCTCCAATACGGTATAAATGGATGTCTCTGATATGAATCACCTCGCAATTACTTATTCAAATATTTTACCTGATATTGAACCATACAGTCAAACGTTTGACACAGTTACTTAATTGAATGTTAGATAATATAACATAAAGTTTGTGTTATTATGATTTTTTTCAAAAAATCCCTTGTCAAATATGTTGAAGTTTGCTTATAATGACATTATGAATCGGAGTCAATGTTATATAATATGACACAAGAGGGAGCTGGGCGGTATGAAAAAGAGATGGCTAGGTGTTTTGTTGGGAATGTCAGCATTGTTAGCTTTTCCAATGAGTGCTTTTGCAGATGATGGTGCAACTAATTTGGAACTACAGGCTGGAATTAATTCAGTATTCGTTTATCTAGCTGTAATCCTAGTATTCTTCATGCAAGCTGGATTTGTTCTTTTGGAAGCAGGATCGGTTCGTATGAAGAATGCCGGTCACGTTGCTGGGAAAACAGTATTGACTTTAGGGATTTCAATCGTAGTTTTCTGGGCTGTTGGATTTGGTCTAGGATTTGGTAACGGGAATGGAATTATTGGTCAAACGGGTTTCTTCTTAAGTGGTGATGAGATGGCAGGATCATTTGATTCTTTATCAGGCTCCGATGTGCCACTGACGGTGAAGTTCTTATTCCAATTATCGTTTGCAGCTATTTCATTAGCTATTGCAGCAGGTGGTATGGCTGAACGTGCTAAACTGAGTGTTTACATTATATTCGGAGCATTGTTTATGATTGTAATTTACCCCGTTGTTGCTCACTGGGTATGGGGCGGTGGTTGGCTTGCTCAACTAGGTATGCAAGATTATGCGGGTTCGACAGTAGTTCACTTAACAGGTGCAACAGCAGCGTTAGTAGCGACATTCTTATTAAAACCTCGTTTAGGTAAATATAATAAAGATGGTAAGCCGAATGTTATACCAGGTCACAACCAGGTATACACTGTACTGGGTGTCATTATTCTCTTGATCGGATGGTTTGGATTTAATCCAGGGAGTACTTTATCAGGGGTTGATGGTTTCTTCGGATATGTATCATTAACAACGAACATTGCAGCAGCTGCAGGAGCAATCGCAGCACTTGCAATCTCCTGGATGGTATTTGGTAAAGGAGATATTCCGAGCATGCTGAATGGTGTGCTTGCTGCGTTGGTTGCTATAACTGGTTCTTGTGCTTTTGTTGAACCATGGGCTGCACTTGTTATAGGTGCTGTTGCTGGTACAATTGCTTTCTTAGCGGGACAATGGTTAGAACGTGCAGGATTAGATGATCCAATCTATGCCGTATCTGTACACGGTATTGCAGGTGTATGGGGTGCGGTGTCAACTGGGCTATTCGCTACACCGGAACTAGTAGAGAAGACGGGAGTGGGCCAAGCGGGATTATTCTATGGTGGTGGTTTACATCAATTGGGAGTTCAAGTTCTAGGTGTCGTTGGTTCCTTCGCTTTTGTTCTAGTAATATCATTCATTATTCTTGGAGCGATGAAAGCTATTATGGGACTTCGTGTTACGGAAGAAGAAGAAATGATGGGATTAGATATTAGTGAACACGGTACTTATGGATATCCAGAGCAAATGAAATTGCTAACGGATGCTGAAGCAAAATCCGGGTCTAGGACTCCTCCTATAAACTAAATGGATCTATATCCTGATATAAAAGATGGTTCCCATAATGCTCGAATGGGAGGGGCGAAAGGTATGGAACCGGTGAGTACAAAGGAATTCAATTTGGACTTATCAGTAATAAAAGATGCTATTTCGTGGGAGATATTAAGACAAAGACGTATTGAATTTCAGAACGATTTTCAGCAACTAAGGGCAACTCTTCCTATCTCCGAGTGGATGGATTTAGTGAACCAAATGCATGATTTAATTACTACACGAGCCTTGGAACTCTGTGAACAAGATATGGTTGAGGCCGGCTATGGTCAGCCTCCCGTTTCATATTCTTTTATCGTATTTGGAAGTGCAGGACGCATGGAATCGACGATGTGGAGTGATCAAGATAACGGTCTTATCATCAGTGATGAACTCCATAATAACAAAGATGAATTTTTTGAGAAATTTGCTATTGCTCTATGCGATAAACTTGCCTATTTAGGTTATGAGAAATGTTTAGGTAAAGTGATGTGTTCAGAATCCATGTGGCGTAAGACACTCCAGGATTGGAAGAAGACATTAATGGAATGGCGGAGTGATTTAAGCTGGGAGCCTGTTCGTTATTTGATCATAGCTTCTGATGTAAGACATGTTGCGGGAGATTCTAGATTAACGGTTGAATTTAAAGAGATGCTACATCAAGGTTTTCAAGAAGTTCCTGAGTTGCAATACGCTATATTGCGAAATACGGTTAGACACAAGGCAACATTAAATTTATTAGGGCAAGTTGTGACTGAACGATTTGGTGAGCATGCAGGCGGGTTCGATATCAAATATGGTGTCTATATTCCATTAGTGAATTTTGTGAGATTTATGTCTTTGCAGCTTGGTGTTAAAGAAACATCGACATATAGAAGGTTAGATAAGCTGATATCTTTAGATTCTGGGAATATTCTGCTTGAGAATTGCCAAAAAGCTTTCGATACAGCTATTTACATGAGGGTAAGTACGCCTTATGAGGAATTAGATGGGTTATTTATTAGCAGCAACTATATGTCAGAAGAAGAACTTACGAGTAAACCGCTAATGCATGAACTTCGTGAAAGCTTAGGTGTTGTTAGAAGAATACACAGGGCATTACAGCGAATGTTGCGTTTTGCGGAAAGGAGAAAGGCATGAAAGAGCCGGTAAGGGGAAACAACGGGTTTTGGAGCAATTTTCGGCAGGGTGGAATGCCGTCTGCAATAGCCTCCGTGATGGGAGCCCCTACCGCTCAACATATGGCATTTATTCGTGCACTTATGAAAGAACAACGGCGTCCTGAAGTTCTGTTCATACCATTAACAAAGCTTGAGACGGTTGTGTTCGACCTTGAGACAACAGGGTTCTCTTGTCAGCATGGGGATGAAATTTTATCCTTCGGTGCTGTAAGAATGGTAGGGGATGAGATTATTGAGGGAGAAACGTTCTATTCATTAGTGAACTGCCGAAAGCCAGTTCCACAACATATTACAAAATTAACAGGGATCACTCAGGAGATGGCAGATGCTGCTCCTACGCTTATGAATGGTTTGCATGACTTTATGTCTTTTGTTGGGGGAAGGGTGCTAATTGCTCATGCTAGCGCTCACGACAAGGCATTCTTGAATGCAGCCTTATGGAAGACGTCAAAGACACATCTTAGTCATCGTGTTATTGATACAATGATGATTGCACGCTGGCTCGATCCTGCAATCGGTAATTACGATCTTGATGGACTATTATTCGATCGTAATATACCTATCATTGGTAGGCATCATGCCTTAGAGGATGCGTTAATGACTGCTGAGTTGTGGAAATCCTATCTTGTTGATATTTCTAAGAGAAGGGTTGAGACGTTAGGTGACCTTTATGCTTACTTGAGTCGATCATAATAAATTACATTCATTAGAAAAGGGGGCAGCGGGTTGTCGTTACGTTACGAATGGTAGGCTCGCCCTTCATTCGTATGGCTACCCGCTGTAGTAGTATCCCACAGGCTTGTTCTAAATAATGAAGATGTTATGCGCTGTAGTTTCACGAGAGGACAGTTGCATGTAGTCACATTTCTTCATTCATGATGAACGGCTTGGTAGTTCCTATTTACCCCGCTCTCTTCTTTTGGCTTCTACGTTTACGTAGAAGTCCTTTTTTTTTTATTATTCAATTGTAAGTTATTTAATAAAGAGGGTAGAATAGTACATAATGACGTAAAGAAAAGGAATCGAAACATCATGAAGAAAAAAATAACGATATGGATTGGGATATTGATACTCGTTACTTTAGCTATTTTTCAGAATTCAGATGCTGGAGTACAAACTGTTTTTAAGATGGATAAGCCACTCCCGACAGAGTCTGGACCTGAAGCAGGATTACTAGCACCAGCCTTCTCAACAACAGGATTGGATGGTAATTTATACAATGTAGGTGGAGAACAAGAGAAAGCAATTATAGTGAATTTCTGGGCTTCGTGGTGTGATCCCTGTAAGATAGAGGCTCCAGATTTAGTTAGAATAGCTGATACTTACCAGAATGAACTTTCTATTTATGGTGTGAATGTAACCAAGTTCGACAATAAGAAGAATGCTATGAAATTTGTCGAGAACTACCATTTGACGTTCCCAGTCATGCTAGACATAGATGGAACCATATTTGATCAGTATAGAGGAGCTGCTTTTCCAACGAATGTATTGATCGACAAGCAAGGTGTTATACGGGAAATTATTCTCGGAGCGATTTCTGCGGAGGAATTGGAGAAGAAAGTGAAAAAGTTAATAAAATCATAGTGGTATACAATAAAACCTCGGTGCCCTTTATGGACATCGAGGTTTTTGACTGTGATCTCTAATGATTAACAAGACCATGCTGACTTTCAATATTTGAATGTTTATCATTCTGATTAATCTGACCAAGAAGTGCATAACGTATACTATCAACTAATGCTTCCCAACTAGCTTCAATCACATTTCCTGATACTCCAACTGTATTCCATGTATTGCTTACATTTTTAGATTCAATAAGAACGCGTACTTTAGCAGCAGTAGCATCTTTCTCATCAAGAACACGGACCTTATAATCAGACAAATGCATTTCTTGTAGCGATGGAAAGGATTGAACAAGAGCTTTTCGTAAAGCGTTATCGAGTGCGTTGACAGGTCCATTTCCTTCAGCCGCCGTATATACGCTCTGACCATCAATGTTTACTTTGACAAATGCTTCAGACACTACAGGTTGACCTGCGCTTTTCTCAACAAGCATTTTGAAAGATTCGAAGGTGAAAAGTTCGGAAATTTGTCCGTTAGCTTCACGAAGTAAGAGCTCCAATGAAGCGTCTGCAGCTTCAAATTGATATCCTTGATGTTCTAAGTCTTTTATCTTATCAATCACCTTACTGGAATTTTCGTTGCTAGGATCAAATTCTAGACCCATTTCCTTGGCTTTAGACAATATATTACTCTGACCAGCTAATTCAGAAACGAGGATCCGTTGTTTATTCCCAATTAATTCTGGTGAGATATGTTCGTACGTACGAGAATCTCTAAGGATGGCAGAGACGTGAATGCCTCCTTTATGAGCGAATGCCGCACCACCAACATATGGCTGGTTCACAGGCATGTGTACGTTAGCGATTTCACTTATAAAACGAGCAGTATTGGATAGTTGTTTCAATGAATCTGCTTGAATGCAGTCATATCCCATTTTTAGTTGTAAGGTTGGAATAATCGAGCAAAGATTTGCATTTCCGCAACGTTCTCCATATCCATTTATCGTTCCTTGAATTTGTCTCGCACCCGCTTGGATAGCACTTAGCGAGTTAGCCACAGCAAGTTCGCAGTCATTATGGGTATGAATACTGAGGTTCGCCTGTGGTAAGTTAGAAACAACTGTGGACACGATATCATAAACTTCATGTGGAAGTGTTCCACCGTTCGTATCGCACATGGTGATCCAGTCTGCTCCAGCTTCTGCTGCTTTTGTGATAACAGAAAGTGCATATTCTGGATTATTCTTATAACCATCGAAGAAATGCTCGGCATCGAAGATAACCTCAAGCCCGTTCTGTTTTAAATATAATATAGAGTCGTAAATCATGGCTAAATTCTCTTCCAATGTTGTCTGAAGTGCCGTATGCACATGGAAATCCCATGACTTACCTACTAAGGTTGCAGCTTGTGCGCCTGATTCCAGAATGCACTGTAGATTGCGGTCTTGTGACGCTTCCGTATTTTTACGTCGTGTACTTCCGAATGCCGTGATTTTTGCACGTAGTCCCAATTCTTGAACTCTTTTGAAAAATTCAATATCTTTGCTATTGCTTCCTGGAATGCCACCTTCAATATAATGAACACCGAGATCATCAAGTTTTTTGGCAATTTTTAATTTATCATCCGCAGATAAACTGACTCCCTCTCCTTGGGTGCCATCTCGTAGGGTTGTATCGAATATAGAAATAGATGCAGACATGGTAGCCCTCCTTGGGAAGTCTGTATTAACATTTTTATAGTTCATTATTATAGCACTTCTACACTGGAATGTAACAAAGAAATACATATTTTTAATAAAAAGCAGATCTTAGTTTCAGGGTATGCTAAGATTATTGTTATTTATATGAAAGAATAAGGGGAATTAATGTGAGGGAAATCGATGAATATTATCCAGCCCATGGCAGGGTTATACTTCATGTCGATATGAATGCATTCTACTGCTCAGTACATGAAGCGGAAGATCCTGATCAATACCGTGGTAAACCAACTGCTGTAGCGGGTAGTGTGGAGCTTCGTAAGGGAATTATTGTGACTTGTTCCTATGCTGCAAGACGAATAGGAATATCAACCGGAATGTCAGTACATCAGGCGCTCAAGAAGTGTCCACACTTAATCGTTATATCTCCGGATTTCAATTTATATCGCCGCTATTCTAATGCTTTTATGAAGATAGCTTATGAATATACACCTTGTATGGAAGCCACCTCGATCGACGAGTGTTACTTAGATATTACAGGATCTAAGCAATTTGGTACACCACAAGAGATTGCCTCAATCATTCAGAAGAGAGTTTATGAAGAACTCCATCTTCCATGCTCTATAGGGATTGCACCAAATAAGCTACTTGCGAAGATGGCTTCAGATATGAAAAAACCTAATGGTTTAACGATACTTCGTATTCGTGATGTTCCAAAGGTTTTGTGGGATAAGCCCTGTGGTGAATTATTCGGTATTGGTGGAAGAACGGCAGACAAATTACGTAAACTTAACATCCATACGATTGGGCAATTAGCCAAGACTGATGAGAATTTATTGATGCAGAACTTTGGTGTGCTCGGGAGTTGGATGAAAAGGGCAGCTAATGGTATTGATCATTCTCCAGTGTTGGAAGAGCAAGAACAGAGTAAATCGATTGGCCATACAACGACACTTCCTATGGATATATGCTTGAAAGAGGACATTCATCGTGTACTTCTTAACCTAAGTGATCAGGTAGCACGTAGGCTTCGACGGAAGCAGTTGGTTGCGGGAGCCGTACAAATTACAATTCGTACACCCGATATGAAGACGATTACTCGGACACATACACTGGATTCATCAACAGATATTACTGAAGATATTTATGAGGAAGCTTGTTCATTATATAGAGAACACTGGAGTTGGGATAAGCCAGTTCGCTTGTTAGGTGTAACACTCCAACATCTAATATCAAAAGAAGATTCTGCGATTCAATTGGATCTTTTTGATTATGAGAAGCAACCCAAGAAAGAATCTTTAACGAAGGCGATGGATTTGATGCGTAATAAGTATGGTGAGAATGCGATTTTGACTGCGGGGATGTTAGGTAATGATCCCTCAACATTAATTAGAAACCACAAAATAAGAGGAACATCATTACAGATGGATTTTAGAGAAAAAGGTGAATAATCTTTGTCATAAGGTTGATTCCAATTGGTAATTATATTTGAAATGAATTGAAAATTCATTTTTAATAGTTTAATATTATGAATGATGATTCTTGGAATAGGACTGTAATGAATGGATATACAGGAGGAAGAGAAAAATGGCTAAATATACATGGGTTGAAAAAGATACATGCATAGCATGTGGTGCGTGTGGTGCAACAGCACCAGATATTTATGATTATGATGATGAAGGACTAGCTGAAGTGATCTATGGTGAAGATGGTAATCATGGTGTAACTGTGATTCCTGAAGATTTATATGATGATCTAGATGACGCATGCGATGGTTGCCCAACAGATTCAATCAAGATCGCTGATGAACCGTTTAATAAAGAAGGTTAATATAACTTTCAGATTAGACTGAAATCATAATATAGACATTTCTCATGAAATTGTAATTCGTGAGAGATGTCTATTTTTTTATCCGTTCTGCCGATATAAATATTATCAAGTCATCATTTTGGAGGTGTATGGTGAAAAACTCGATATTCCTCAAAAAATATGTAGAGCAGCATCCAGAGAATAAGATGGGATGGTATTTACTCGGTAAGGAATATGAAAAGAACGGTGAGGAAGGTAAAGCTAATTATTGTTTTAATCAATCTAGTGACGTATATGAAGCTTTCGAACATAGTAGGGTGCCAGATGATGTATGGAAAGAATACCAAGATAGATTATTTCATCAGTCACGCAATAGAGAACGACGTACATATAAAATACGATTGTTGTTATTAACATTGATGTTCTTATTTCTAATCTTAGCACCACTGGAAGCTCCTGGAGTTACGGTTGCATCCATTCCTGCTGAGAAACAGACCTTAACCAATGATACGGAGAAGAATCAGGCTGACAATGTGACTGAAGTCAAAGTGAAAGATACCGCTTCTATCAACATTCCTACATTTACAGCTCAACATCGTGGTTCATCTCAAGAAACAGCCCGAAATCTAGCATTATTGTTGGATTATTCGAGCGCATTACCGATTAAGATGGCTGTTCTGGGTATGGAGCGTAAAGATAAATGGTTGATATGGAAACAAAATATGCCCCTTACATACACACTAGATAAAATGGCGAATGCACAAATAGTTTTTCAATCCTATGATCCCATGGCTTGTGATTGCACACCACCTGATGCTACAGATCTTAAGGCATCTGCATTAGAATGGGTTAAGAAACAAGAGCAATTGGTGGCATTATCAGGCGCAATACGTTTCTTTGTGCAAGAAAATGGGCGACTCCCAGCAAGGTTAGAAGAACTATCACAGCCATTTCCAAATAATGTGATATCAGGATCGACGGAAGTGATGGAGCAATATTTTGATACAATTAAAGCAAGGTATACTTCATCAACAACACTTGCTGGGAACACAGTTACACTACCTAACAAGGAAGACAGCGGATCGACTACTAATGACAATACCAGTTCTAACGTAGGCGATGATGTTTTTTTTGAACAGCCTCTCGAGATTATTGTTGATAAAGCGAACCATCGATTAGCGGTAGTTAGTGGAAACATCTTGTTGCGAAATTATGAGGTAGGACTAGGGGGTGGCAAGACTCCAGAGGAGGACTTCGTGATCTCTGAAAAAGTTGTTAATCCCAACGGAAGTTCTAATGGTGAATTTGGAAGTCGAGGAATGCAACTATCTACTAGCAATTATGCTATTCACGGAACGGATGAGCCCAATAGCATTGGTCTTGACGAGTCGAATGGATGTATACGTATGACGCAAGAGGATGTAGAAGAGTTATTTGATCTAGTTCCTATGGGGACGAAGGTATCAATAGTCAAAGGGGTCCTACCTGATGAGTTGCTTGTTCCAACGGAACGATATAAATCTCGGCATAGACAGGATCAGACGAACCCCCTTAAAACTTACCATTGGCTGAATTAAATGTTAAGAATGAGTAACACGGTCAAAGCTATAATGACTAGAAATATGCTGATTCCAACCCACAATAGTGCTTTTTTATTGACTTCTTGCTTCGTGTGGTGAATTGCTGGCGGTTTGCGTTTGGTTGTCATATAGATGAACCCTCTTTCCATGAGTATCACTAACTATTCTAATTGTAATGGCTTTTTTGATAAATAGCTATAACTTGGTTATTGATAGAATGGAGAGGATTGATGGGCTGAATCCACTTTCTTTTTGAACTGTAAAAGGCTAAACTATAAGTATAGAGAATACTGTGGATGGAGATGAAGATAAACCTGTGTTATATAGAAATGTGGTAAAACCAATATTTTTTAAATTAGATCCAGAGAAGGCGCATCATCTAGTTATTGGAGGATTACATACTGCTGGCTCCATCCCGGGTGCATCTCATGTATTACGTAGCATATGGGGTGTGAAGGAGTCTTCAGATCTAACCGTTGACTTGTTCGGATTACATTTCCATACACCTGTGGGTCTTGCTGCAGGATTAGATAAGAATGCAGTAGCCGTAAAGGGTTTCTCATCTATAGGATTTGGATTTATGGAAGTAGGAACTGTGACACCGAAGGGACAACCCGGGAATGATCAGCCTCGTCTTTTTAGACTTCCTTCAGATGAAGCACTTGTGAATCGGATGGGGTTTAATAATGATGGAACAGAAGCTATGGCTCGGAGATTTTCCAACCATCCAAAACGACAAATTCCAGTTGCTATTAACATTGGAAAGAATAAAGTAACCCCGAATGAAGAGGCCTATAAAGACTATCAGGAATGTATTCGTTTACTATATCCTCATGGTGATTTTTTCGTCGTGAACATCAGTTCACCGAATACACCAGACTTACGTAATCTGCAATATGGAAGTGAATTATCTTCTCTACTTGCCCATATCATGGATGAAATGAAGGAACAAGCACGTAAACATAACACTAATAAACATATATTGGTCAAAATCGCTCCCGATGTGAGTGATGCTGAACTTGAATCGATGGTTGATGTCCTTCAGTCAAGTGGAGTATCAGGTGTCATTGCGACGAATACAACTTTGTCTCGCGAAGGCTTGAATCATTCCAATGCTAAGGAAAGTGGAGGACTGAGTGGTAAACCATTAACGCAACGATCTACAGATATCATATCTAGAATATATAAACAGAGTCATGGTCAATTACCGATCATTGGTTCTGGTGGGATTTTTACTGGTAAGGACGCTTATGAGAAGATTCGAGCAGGTGCAAGCCTGGTTGAAATATATACAGCACTTATTTACGAAGGGCCAGATGTGAATCGTAAGATCCACGCAGAGTTGAGGAAGTGCCTACGACAAGATGGATTCCGTCATATATCAGAAGCGGTAGGTGCTGATCATCACTGAGGGTGAAAGACTGGAGGTTAAATTATACATGGGAATGGATAATAGAGATTGGGGAATGTTCTTGCTCCCATATGAACAAACGGTTGAGGAATTAAAGGTTAAATTCAAAACGATGCGTGCTGAATTAAAGAAACGTGAAGAATATGCGCCCATTGAATTTGTTACAGGTCGGGTCAAGAAAATATCGAGTATTCTCAATAAAGCTAAACGGTTAGATGTGCCGATGGATAAGCTGGAGACGGGGATCGAGGATATTGCTGGAATTCGAATCATGTGTCAATTCGTAGAGGATATTCGACGGGTAGCGGAATACATTCGTAACCGTAAAGATCTGAAAGTAGTGTATGAGAAGGATTATATTACGAATTATAAAGAAAGTGGATATCGGAGTTTCCATATGATTGTGGAATATCCGGTGCAAACCGCTCTTGGACAAATAGTAGTTCTTGCCGAAATCCAAATACGTACATTAGCTATGAACTTCTGGGCGACGATTGAACATTCACTAAGTTATAAATACCCTGAAAGCTTACCAGATAATATTCGCAAGCGTTTGAAGAAGGCAGGGGAAGCGGCATCCACTTTGGATAATGAGATGTCGAGTATTCGTGAAGATATTTTGGAGGCTCAGAAACAGTTTGAAGATGACTCCAATGTAACTACACGAGTGCTCTCCTTGATTCATCAATTGTACTTTTATCATTTGGTGAATGAAGCGATAACGTTCCAAGAGCGATTTAATGATATTTGGCAAAGACAGGAAATGGATGAGATGAAGTTGCTTCTGGATGAGGTGAAACGACTTATCGCTTTGACAAAAAAAGGTGAGAATACGGATGAAATATGAGGAACTCTACGTTGCCTATCTCATCTATTTCAATCGAGATCAAGATTATTTCGAATGTCATGAAGTATTAGAAGAGCTATGGCTTCGTAACAATCACGATCCTTTATATAAGGGATTGTTACAGGTTGCTGTCGGACTCTATCATTTCCGCAATCACAATCTTATTGGTGGTCGAAAGATGTTGCACAGCGCAGCAGATCAATTGGAGCAATATCCATCACTTTCATTGGGAATTGATCTAGGATTGCTAGTACCACAAGTTCGTCAATATGCTAAGCAAATAGAGCGATATGATGAACAACCGTTTTCTTACTATGATCTGTCCATTGTTATTACTGATTCAGAACTTCAACAAGAAGTTGACATGGCGCAAGCAACACTTAAGCCTAATATTCCGCAACGGCGTGGACCACAACGTCCGGATAGCAATAAGATACATGTTAGCGAATGAAGACGAATAGGTGTAGGATTCAAGATAGTCTTCTCTATGAGGCAACCCACTGTTATGACATAAGTGGGTTGCTTCAAACATATTAAGGATGAGCATAGTGAGTGGAGGAAGATAGATATGAGTGGTGGAGTACGCAAGACCCAAAGAATTGATAAAATTCTAGCACATCTTGGTCATGGATCTAGAAGTGAAATTAAGAGAATGGTCAAACAACGATGTATTACAGTAAATGGCATAGTGCTGAAAGATAGCGGATTACATGTCGATCCATTCAACGATCATATCGAAGTGAATGGAGAGCGGATTGTCTATAAGGAATTTATTTATCTGATGTTGCATAAGCCTCAAGGTGTTGTATCTGCTACGGAAGATAAGCGTGAAGCAACGGTACTGGATCTGTTAGACACTGAGGATGTCGTGTTTGAGCCCTTCCCTGTGGGAAGATTGGATAAAGACACAGAAGGATTACTCCTTTTAACGAATGATGGGAAGTTTGCACATAATCTGTTGTCACCGCGTAAACATGTTCCAAAGACATATGAAGCAAGGGTAGATGGGGATGTTGGCGAGGAAGATATTGCTAAATTTGCGGCAGGAGTCACCTTGGATGATGGGTATGAGACATTGCCTGGTGAACTACATGTGCTTAGTCAAGAACAAGATGGAGATACAATCATATCTATAATTTCTTTAACGATACATGAAGGCAAATTTCATCAAGTGAAGCGAATGTTTGAAGCAGTAGGTAAGAAAGTAATATATCTCAAGCGTGTTCAAATGGGACAGGTAATATTGGATCCCAATCTTGAAATTGGAACATATCGCGAATTGACTTCAGAGGAATTATCCTTGTTAGGCAAGGAAGAATAATAGATAAAGAGATAGAAAGGGATGGATGGATAATGAAATACAAACTGATTGCACTAGATGTAGATGGTACGCTATTGAATGATGACCACGAGATAAGTCAACAGACGAAGGAGACTATAAAAGCAGTGGCTGAGACAGGTGCAGAGATTATCCTTTGTACAGGTCGGGGGCCGTTAAATTCGATTCCTTTCATGGAGGAGATGGGCTTGAGCGGATATGTGATCAGCCATAATGGGGCAGCAACCGCTAAGGTAGATACAAAGGAGATCGTCCATCATTTCGCTATGGAACCTATATCGTTAACACCCTTCATGCAATATTGTCGTGAAAAAGGTATTCACTTTGATATCAATACTCCATATGACATGTA
Coding sequences within:
- the cimA gene encoding citramalate synthase, with translation MSASISIFDTTLRDGTQGEGVSLSADDKLKIAKKLDDLGVHYIEGGIPGSNSKDIEFFKRVQELGLRAKITAFGSTRRKNTEASQDRNLQCILESGAQAATLVGKSWDFHVHTALQTTLEENLAMIYDSILYLKQNGLEVIFDAEHFFDGYKNNPEYALSVITKAAEAGADWITMCDTNGGTLPHEVYDIVSTVVSNLPQANLSIHTHNDCELAVANSLSAIQAGARQIQGTINGYGERCGNANLCSIIPTLQLKMGYDCIQADSLKQLSNTARFISEIANVHMPVNQPYVGGAAFAHKGGIHVSAILRDSRTYEHISPELIGNKQRILVSELAGQSNILSKAKEMGLEFDPSNENSSKVIDKIKDLEHQGYQFEAADASLELLLREANGQISELFTFESFKMLVEKSAGQPVVSEAFVKVNIDGQSVYTAAEGNGPVNALDNALRKALVQSFPSLQEMHLSDYKVRVLDEKDATAAKVRVLIESKNVSNTWNTVGVSGNVIEASWEALVDSIRYALLGQINQNDKHSNIESQHGLVNH
- a CDS encoding DNA polymerase IV, translated to MREIDEYYPAHGRVILHVDMNAFYCSVHEAEDPDQYRGKPTAVAGSVELRKGIIVTCSYAARRIGISTGMSVHQALKKCPHLIVISPDFNLYRRYSNAFMKIAYEYTPCMEATSIDECYLDITGSKQFGTPQEIASIIQKRVYEELHLPCSIGIAPNKLLAKMASDMKKPNGLTILRIRDVPKVLWDKPCGELFGIGGRTADKLRKLNIHTIGQLAKTDENLLMQNFGVLGSWMKRAANGIDHSPVLEEQEQSKSIGHTTTLPMDICLKEDIHRVLLNLSDQVARRLRRKQLVAGAVQITIRTPDMKTITRTHTLDSSTDITEDIYEEACSLYREHWSWDKPVRLLGVTLQHLISKEDSAIQLDLFDYEKQPKKESLTKAMDLMRNKYGENAILTAGMLGNDPSTLIRNHKIRGTSLQMDFREKGE
- a CDS encoding ferredoxin — translated: MAKYTWVEKDTCIACGACGATAPDIYDYDDEGLAEVIYGEDGNHGVTVIPEDLYDDLDDACDGCPTDSIKIADEPFNKEG
- a CDS encoding L,D-transpeptidase; the encoded protein is MVKNSIFLKKYVEQHPENKMGWYLLGKEYEKNGEEGKANYCFNQSSDVYEAFEHSRVPDDVWKEYQDRLFHQSRNRERRTYKIRLLLLTLMFLFLILAPLEAPGVTVASIPAEKQTLTNDTEKNQADNVTEVKVKDTASINIPTFTAQHRGSSQETARNLALLLDYSSALPIKMAVLGMERKDKWLIWKQNMPLTYTLDKMANAQIVFQSYDPMACDCTPPDATDLKASALEWVKKQEQLVALSGAIRFFVQENGRLPARLEELSQPFPNNVISGSTEVMEQYFDTIKARYTSSTTLAGNTVTLPNKEDSGSTTNDNTSSNVGDDVFFEQPLEIIVDKANHRLAVVSGNILLRNYEVGLGGGKTPEEDFVISEKVVNPNGSSNGEFGSRGMQLSTSNYAIHGTDEPNSIGLDESNGCIRMTQEDVEELFDLVPMGTKVSIVKGVLPDELLVPTERYKSRHRQDQTNPLKTYHWLN
- a CDS encoding quinone-dependent dihydroorotate dehydrogenase, with the protein product MLYRNVVKPIFFKLDPEKAHHLVIGGLHTAGSIPGASHVLRSIWGVKESSDLTVDLFGLHFHTPVGLAAGLDKNAVAVKGFSSIGFGFMEVGTVTPKGQPGNDQPRLFRLPSDEALVNRMGFNNDGTEAMARRFSNHPKRQIPVAINIGKNKVTPNEEAYKDYQECIRLLYPHGDFFVVNISSPNTPDLRNLQYGSELSSLLAHIMDEMKEQARKHNTNKHILVKIAPDVSDAELESMVDVLQSSGVSGVIATNTTLSREGLNHSNAKESGGLSGKPLTQRSTDIISRIYKQSHGQLPIIGSGGIFTGKDAYEKIRAGASLVEIYTALIYEGPDVNRKIHAELRKCLRQDGFRHISEAVGADHH